From Ipomoea triloba cultivar NCNSP0323 chromosome 5, ASM357664v1, the proteins below share one genomic window:
- the LOC116019526 gene encoding dihydrolipoyllysine-residue acetyltransferase component 1 of pyruvate dehydrogenase complex, mitochondrial isoform X2, translating to MIMALSRLRHAAIFRAPSLFRARLLSPSSTLRSLSSSEVLNHIPEVTSLRPIQFPMFNGVHHNSSKLPSGVRYFSSAESASHTVLAMPALSPTMSQGNIARWRKKEGDKIEVGDVLCEIETDKATLEFESLEEGFLAKILVPEGSKDVPVGQPICITVEEADDIQKVPSTFNGDSEVGDTAGQQNAAQGDAVPEASPVNIDTSDLPPHIVLGMPALSPTMNQGNLAKWRKQEGDKIEVGDVLCEIETDKATLEFESLEEGFLAKILAPEGSKDVSVGQPIAITVEDADHIEAVKASSIGSNKVVKEEKPILQDSTKDDRPEKTGFKRISPAAKLLISEHRLDASSIPASGPHGTLSKGDVLAAIKSGIGSSKISSGKAAMPSSPQTHPQTASSESVGLKSDLKQPDSYEDFPNSQIRKVIASRLLESKQSTPHLYLSTDVMLDSLLSFRKELKEKYDAKVSVNDIVIKVVAIALKNVPEANAYWDAGKGEVVLCDSVDISIAVATEKGLMTPIIRNADQKSISAISLEVKELAEKARTGKLKPNEFQGGTFSISNLGMFPVDRFCAIINPPQAGILAVGRGNKVVEPVVGPDGIEMPAVVTKMNLTLSADHRVFDGKVGGAFLAALNSNFTDIQRLLL from the exons gCCTATACAGTTTCCTATGTTCAATGGAGTTCATCATAATTCTTCCAAG TTACCAAGTGGTGTCAGATATTTTTCATCGGCAG AGAGTGCTTCCCATACTGTTTTAGCAATGCCAGCTCTGTCGCCTACAATG AGTCAAGGGAATATTGCCAGATGGAGGAAGAAAGAAGGGGATAAG ATAGAAGTGGGGGATGTGTTGTGTGAGATAGAGACTGACAAAGCTACACTTGAGTTTGAAAGTCTTGAAGAAGG TTTTCTGGCAAAGATACTAGTGCCTGAAGGATCAAAGGATGTGCCTGTTGGACAGCCTATATGCATTACG GTTGAAGAAGCAGATGATATACAGAAAGTCCCTTCTACCTTTAATGGTGATTCAGAAGTTGGAGATACAGCTGGGCAACAAAATGCTGCACAGGGAGATGCAGTTCCTGAAGCAAGTCCTGTGAACATTGACACATCGGACCTTCCTCCACATATTGTTCTTGGAATGCCAGCATTATCCCCAACCATG AATCAAGGTAACCTTGCTAAATGGAGGAAGCAGGAAGGGGATAAG ATTGAGGTTGGTGATGTTCTTTGTGAGATAGAAACTGACAAAGCAACCCTTGAATTTGAAAGCCTTGAAGAAGG ATTCTTGGCCAAGATACTGGCTCCTGAAGGCTCAAAAGATGTTTCTGTTGGACAGCCTATTGCAATAACG GTTGAGGATGCAGATCACATTGAAGCTGTGAAGGCATCATCTATCGGTAGCAATAAGGTGGTGAAAGAAGAAAAGCCTATCCTCCAGGACTCTACAAAAGACGATAGACCAGAGAAAACAGGCTTCAAGAGAATTAGTCCAGCTGCAAAGTTGTTAATTTCAGAACACAGGTTAGATGCGTCATCAATTCCAGCTTCTGGTCCTCATGGGACTCTATCAAAAGGAGATGTTTTAGCAGCAATAAAGTCCGGAATAGGATCATCCAAGATCTCCTCAGGCAAAGCGGCAATGCCTTCATCACCTCAGACTCACCCCCAAACTGCTTCATCAGAATCAGTTGGGTTAAAGTCTGATTTAAAGCAACCAGATTCTTATGAAGATTTTCCCAACAGTCAGATTCGCAAG GTGATAGCATCTAGGCTGTTGGAATCAAAGCAATCTACACCTCATTTATATTTATCCACAG ATGTTATGCTGGATTCTCTTCTTTCCTTCAGAAAGGAACTTAAAG AAAAGTACGATGCTAAAGTCTCAGTGAATGACATTGTCATTAAAGTTGTTGCCATTGCGCTAAAAAATGTTCCAGAAGCAAATG CATACTGGGATGCTGGAAAAGGTGAAGTGGTGTTGTGTGATTCTGTTGACATATCAATTGCAGTTGCTACTGAAAAG GGATTGATGACTCCCATTATTAGGAACGCGGATCAGAAATCAATATCTGCAATTTCCTTAGAG GTTAAGGAACTTGCTGAAAAAGCACGAACTGGAAAGCTTAAACCCAATGAATTCCAAGGCGGGACTTTTAG CATTTCAAACTTGGGGATGTTCCCAGTGGACCGTTTTTGCGCAATCATTAACCCCCCTCAG GCTGGCATACTTGCCGTTGGTAGAGGGAATAAAGTTGTTGAGCCAGTTGTTGGTCCCGATG GAATTGAAATGCCCGCTGTTGTTACAAAAATGAATCTGACCCTATCTGCTGATCATCGCGTGTTTGATGGGAAGGTTGGAG GCGCTTTCCTTGCAGCTCTGAATTCAAACTTCACTGACATTCAACGGCTTCTGCTATAA
- the LOC116019526 gene encoding dihydrolipoyllysine-residue acetyltransferase component 1 of pyruvate dehydrogenase complex, mitochondrial isoform X1 — protein sequence MIMALSRLRHAAIFRAPSLFRARLLSPSSTLRSLSSSSEVLNHIPEVTSLRPIQFPMFNGVHHNSSKLPSGVRYFSSAESASHTVLAMPALSPTMSQGNIARWRKKEGDKIEVGDVLCEIETDKATLEFESLEEGFLAKILVPEGSKDVPVGQPICITVEEADDIQKVPSTFNGDSEVGDTAGQQNAAQGDAVPEASPVNIDTSDLPPHIVLGMPALSPTMNQGNLAKWRKQEGDKIEVGDVLCEIETDKATLEFESLEEGFLAKILAPEGSKDVSVGQPIAITVEDADHIEAVKASSIGSNKVVKEEKPILQDSTKDDRPEKTGFKRISPAAKLLISEHRLDASSIPASGPHGTLSKGDVLAAIKSGIGSSKISSGKAAMPSSPQTHPQTASSESVGLKSDLKQPDSYEDFPNSQIRKVIASRLLESKQSTPHLYLSTDVMLDSLLSFRKELKEKYDAKVSVNDIVIKVVAIALKNVPEANAYWDAGKGEVVLCDSVDISIAVATEKGLMTPIIRNADQKSISAISLEVKELAEKARTGKLKPNEFQGGTFSISNLGMFPVDRFCAIINPPQAGILAVGRGNKVVEPVVGPDGIEMPAVVTKMNLTLSADHRVFDGKVGGAFLAALNSNFTDIQRLLL from the exons gCCTATACAGTTTCCTATGTTCAATGGAGTTCATCATAATTCTTCCAAG TTACCAAGTGGTGTCAGATATTTTTCATCGGCAG AGAGTGCTTCCCATACTGTTTTAGCAATGCCAGCTCTGTCGCCTACAATG AGTCAAGGGAATATTGCCAGATGGAGGAAGAAAGAAGGGGATAAG ATAGAAGTGGGGGATGTGTTGTGTGAGATAGAGACTGACAAAGCTACACTTGAGTTTGAAAGTCTTGAAGAAGG TTTTCTGGCAAAGATACTAGTGCCTGAAGGATCAAAGGATGTGCCTGTTGGACAGCCTATATGCATTACG GTTGAAGAAGCAGATGATATACAGAAAGTCCCTTCTACCTTTAATGGTGATTCAGAAGTTGGAGATACAGCTGGGCAACAAAATGCTGCACAGGGAGATGCAGTTCCTGAAGCAAGTCCTGTGAACATTGACACATCGGACCTTCCTCCACATATTGTTCTTGGAATGCCAGCATTATCCCCAACCATG AATCAAGGTAACCTTGCTAAATGGAGGAAGCAGGAAGGGGATAAG ATTGAGGTTGGTGATGTTCTTTGTGAGATAGAAACTGACAAAGCAACCCTTGAATTTGAAAGCCTTGAAGAAGG ATTCTTGGCCAAGATACTGGCTCCTGAAGGCTCAAAAGATGTTTCTGTTGGACAGCCTATTGCAATAACG GTTGAGGATGCAGATCACATTGAAGCTGTGAAGGCATCATCTATCGGTAGCAATAAGGTGGTGAAAGAAGAAAAGCCTATCCTCCAGGACTCTACAAAAGACGATAGACCAGAGAAAACAGGCTTCAAGAGAATTAGTCCAGCTGCAAAGTTGTTAATTTCAGAACACAGGTTAGATGCGTCATCAATTCCAGCTTCTGGTCCTCATGGGACTCTATCAAAAGGAGATGTTTTAGCAGCAATAAAGTCCGGAATAGGATCATCCAAGATCTCCTCAGGCAAAGCGGCAATGCCTTCATCACCTCAGACTCACCCCCAAACTGCTTCATCAGAATCAGTTGGGTTAAAGTCTGATTTAAAGCAACCAGATTCTTATGAAGATTTTCCCAACAGTCAGATTCGCAAG GTGATAGCATCTAGGCTGTTGGAATCAAAGCAATCTACACCTCATTTATATTTATCCACAG ATGTTATGCTGGATTCTCTTCTTTCCTTCAGAAAGGAACTTAAAG AAAAGTACGATGCTAAAGTCTCAGTGAATGACATTGTCATTAAAGTTGTTGCCATTGCGCTAAAAAATGTTCCAGAAGCAAATG CATACTGGGATGCTGGAAAAGGTGAAGTGGTGTTGTGTGATTCTGTTGACATATCAATTGCAGTTGCTACTGAAAAG GGATTGATGACTCCCATTATTAGGAACGCGGATCAGAAATCAATATCTGCAATTTCCTTAGAG GTTAAGGAACTTGCTGAAAAAGCACGAACTGGAAAGCTTAAACCCAATGAATTCCAAGGCGGGACTTTTAG CATTTCAAACTTGGGGATGTTCCCAGTGGACCGTTTTTGCGCAATCATTAACCCCCCTCAG GCTGGCATACTTGCCGTTGGTAGAGGGAATAAAGTTGTTGAGCCAGTTGTTGGTCCCGATG GAATTGAAATGCCCGCTGTTGTTACAAAAATGAATCTGACCCTATCTGCTGATCATCGCGTGTTTGATGGGAAGGTTGGAG GCGCTTTCCTTGCAGCTCTGAATTCAAACTTCACTGACATTCAACGGCTTCTGCTATAA